The DNA segment ATTTCAATACATTGTAATAGGATTGTGCATTGGAACTTAAACCAAAGCTTAGCAGGCAAGTAAAAAGGACAACGATTATCTTAAATACAGGGCAAGGGCTATAAAACTTCATTTCGGCTATTTTCTTGATGATCATTTCATTTTAATTACTGCAGGTTTTAAGTTTGCAGCACGATAAATTTCTTTTCCATTGGCATAGATGTACAATCCTTTGCCCTTATTGTATTTTTTACCGGTCTTGTCCCAGCGCAGCTGCAATGTTTTGCCGTGATAACTGAGGTTATCCAGTAAAAACCAGTCCCACTTCCCTTCAGGGATCAGTGGCTGGAAGCCTACAGCCTGATCAGCCCTTGGTTTAATGCCAATCAGGTCGTTGATCACCAGATCGCAAAAAGTAGAATGGTTATAGAAACTGCTCCTTGGGTTATCCCCTTTCAGCCATTCCCCATTCTTTTCATCCTGGTATTCGCCCAGATAAGGTTTACCATTTTTCTGATGAGAAAGCGCATATTGATGTAGTTCATCATAAAAAACAGTTGCCGTCATTTTACCGTGGTTTTTATAATTGGTAAGCAAATTTGCCAGTCCTTTTAAAGTTTGCGAACTGGCAAAAGGCCATAAGGCACCGTCCCATTCGCAGCTATGGCCGGATCCCCTTGTCCTGAATGTAGGTTCTCTCCTTTCGGCAGTGGTCAGGCCCCAGGGAGCTTTAAACCCGGCAGTATCCAGCAACTGGTCCCATGCCCTGGCATATACTGGCTGATCGGCAGGTAAATTGAAATCCCATGGCACAAAGCCAATGGCCTCACGCGCAACAGCAAGTTTTCCGTTAGGGTGCCTCGTTTTAAAAAAACTGCCTTTACTGTCCCACAGGCTATCCTGCACCAGTTTTTTAAGCTGTGCAGCTTTAACAATATATTTTTCCGTTAATGCTTTATCTCCTGTAATTGCGGCAATATTGGCCAGGGCCTTTGCATTTCCATACATATAACTGCTGATGGTAGGCCTGCGGTTCTCATCTTTCCGTGACCCGCTTACCGACTCTTCCATTCCGTCCCTGACATCAAACTGCCAGAACAGGCCGCTTTTTACTTGTCTTTCTTTTTCCCATTTGGCATAATCAGCATCCAGGGCAGGCAATATGCGTTTCAAATGCGCTGCATCCGGTGTTACCAGGTAGTTCTGGTACACTGCATCATCCAGCCAGCTGCTAAACTGGTGAAAGCGCGGTTTGCTTTGACCAACATCGGCATGGTACAGCCAGAAATCTATATATTCTTTTAAATATTCCGTGTTCTTTAACCATCGCCCTTCATAAATATGGTGCCCAAGTGCACAGCTGATAGAATTGTATTTGCCTGCATGGTTAACAGGCTCAATAAACTCGGTAAAGATAAAGCCTTCAGGTGTTTTTACCAGATGCTTACGGAAAGACCACCACCGGTAATAATAGTTTTGTTCCAATACTTCATCCGGACACTCCAGCAAGGGAATATTTTGTGCCAGCCAGTCGAATGCCGCAGCATTGGGCACAAAGTTTTTCACTGCTTCTTCATCAATGGAATTAAAAAAGGTTACGTACTTTTTAAGTTTGGCCGTACCTGCAGGCAACTGCGCAGCAGCAACTCCTGTAAAAAACAGGAACAATGCCATGAGTATAAAATTCTTTCTGTTCATCATTATTCAAATAACCAGTCAATGTCTTTCCCTTGCCCGTCAAGTCCCGCATTATAGATCCTCATTTCCTGCTTTTCAGTGATAAAGCCAAGGATCAGACATTCGCCCTTTCCTAAAGTTAAAGTATTTGTTCCGGCTTCAAAAGTATAAGCATGTACATTGACAGGCGGGTAACCCGCCACAACCAGGGCATTGGAAATCTTTATCTCCGATTGCCCGTAATTGTTTGCACTGGCATCGGTTTCGAGTTCAGGAGCTTTAAGGTATGAGGGGCCTTTTTTATTAAAAAAACCTACCAAAACCTTTACCGGGACGGTATTACTGAACTTCAGTGTAGTACCCGTTTTTAGCTGTTCTGTTTTAGCCATTTTTACAGCCTTAAGCCCCTTCAGCTGTGTCGTGAAATCCTTTATTTTAGCTGCTGAATCTGTAAATACCACCGCATCCCTGCCAATAACATAAGTTCCCTGGTCCGACAGTATTTTAACCGCTGCATTTTTAAAAGGCTGTAATACAATCGCTTTCCCCTTGCCTGCCGATTTCAAAGAATCTATGCTTTTTTTAAAATGGTCCAGTTCTTTCGTAAAAACCGGCAACATCTCTTTCCAGTGGATAAAAGTTTTATCAACGCCACGCATAGGTATTTTACGCTGTTTGGTTTGCATACTATTGGCATACAGGTAATCATTTTCTGTTAGTTTAACCAAATCAGCATAATAACTTACGCTCTTTTCTAAAAGGGGCAGGGCCTTTTCCAGGTCGGATACATCGTTTGAATATTTATAGCGTAACACCCATAGTGCCGATTTAACCTTTTCTGCATAAAAATTGGCCATGGCATTGTAGCAGTACATATCATTTTTGAGCCTTCTAAATTCTGCGGTATCACGGGTAACTGTTGCTGCCGCTGCATTTATAGCTGCAAGGGCCTGCTGTCCATGTACCACCACTTCTTTGGCAATCTGAACAGGGGTTTCTCCAATATGGCCTTGTTTTTTCCATTCTTTCTCTGCGTACTCAATGATCATCTCTCCTTCCGGGGCTTCAGACTCATACATTAAGGTAAATAAACCATAACGGTAAGGATTGATCAGCTGGGTCATCAGCATCCCCAGTGTTAAAGTCTGCCTGTTGCCATCGGTAATCCCGTAGCGGCGCAACAGTTTAGGAGAAATTTCTCCTGATTCTTCATATGCGTTCAGGATGGCTTTACCACTGGCCAGGTCAGTGCCATATTTACCAGCAAGCTCCTTTCCCCAGTAATCAATTTCCTCATTTCTGTCCCTTTTGGAATTCCAGGCATATCTGCCCCATTCCTTGTACCAGATCCAGTCCCTGTCAACCTGCAACTGCCTGGGGCTGATCTTATCAGCTGTGTATGGCCAGTCCCAATAACCCGATTGCGGGTAAAGGTGCAGTCCTTTTGCCCCATATATTTTATCCATTGCCTGTACAGATTTCTGGATAAAATTGGCAGACCCATACCTGAAAGGTTCCAGATTGGCCAGGATATGTACATTTGCAATATGTACCGGAGCAACAGCACTTAATTTTCTGTGAAGCGCTGCCCAGCTTCCCCGGGGCTCATAAGTGGTAAGCGCCTCTCCGTTAAACTTATTTTCTGTATATAAATTTTTATACAGAGGTAAGGAAGCGGTCATTACCCTGGGTGCATCGGTATCATGGGCCCTCAATACAATTGGTGGTTCATTTTTAATACCCGCAGCCTTTAAGCCATCTTTTACCCCCGGAATAATGGTTTTCGTAAACCAGTCCACATCGTCCTGCCCTACGCCTTCCATAGCTTCGCCCAAGGCCACCAGTAAACCCACATTCGGATATTTCTCTACAAAGGCGGCAATAGATTTGCGGGTATAATCGGCTATAAGAGGAATAATCGGCCTGTTACGGTCCTGCGTTTTGAGGTGGTGTTTTTCGGCAAAAGGTTTAGGGATAATGATATTGTAAAACATCTGGATTACCCAAATGCCACGTTTATCCGCTTCTTCAGTCAGAAACCGGAACATTTCTTCATTTTTCTTAAAAGTAACATCGTCTACCTCCACTGCATAAGGATAATCTTTTAACCTTACCAATGAGGCAAAAGGGTGACCGTTCCAGAGGTAAAGTGAATTGTATCGGTTCTCTACCATCATATCCAGATACTGGATCCAAAGTGCTTTATCATAAAACCAGGGGAATGTTTCCGGGGTATAAGGATATTCGTAAACATCCCTGCCCGGCAGATAGTCGGGTTTCTGGAGTCCGATACAGGTTCCGCGCAATACCATTTCCGGCTGATCTGTAAGGGCAATCTTTTCAGGTAGTTTACCTGTATTTTTTATTTCATCAGCCAGCTCCATACAACCGTATAAAGCTCCGGAAGGATCAGTACCCTCAATAACCAGGTTTCTGTTTTTAGCATAAGTGATGCTGAACCCCTCTTTTCCGGCCTGTGTACCAGTAGCGTTCATAGCCGCAGCCAAACTGTTTAACAGCTTATCGTTTTTTGTACCGATAACGATTACATTTTTTGTGGCCGGAGCTTTGTCTCTTTGTACAATATTAACATCATAACCAATTAAATTCAAAGCACTTGCTAATTTACCCGCACCGAATTTAATCCTTGAACTGTTTTGAATGGGAATGACAATGGTGAGCTTGCTTTTTTTATCAACTCTGGCAGCATGCGATTCAGCATGGCTAAAAAGCGAAAGACATATAAAAATAAAAATGTGGAAATTTCTCATTTACTACAGATTTCAGAAGGCCTGAAGCTTCAAAAAGTTCAGGATATATTTGGTTAAACTATGCGAATTTCAAATATAGCAGGCAGCCCATAGTCTTTCCTGTAGCATTTCCCCAAAATACTATAGGATATTATCATCAGCTATTTCTTACTGTAAAAAAGCTGTTATATGACGTCAAATGCAGGGCATACACAACAGAACTTACACTTAAAAAGAAGTAGTCCCCCAAAATAGATTTCTTTAAGCAGCTGCCTGAAAATTCAGGCAGCTTTTTTATGGGCAATTAATCTGTAAAAACCGGAAATATTATCATATATAAACAACTTCACCAAATAATATTTCTTCATAATAAAATATTATCCGCATACACAAAATTACCTGTAAGTATTTGAAAATCTGAATGAAATACATTTTCTTTGCGCAGGTTAACCACCTGAACGGACCAACTTTAGCTTAAACATCAATATGAATACAAACACTTTGGATCAGGTTGATCTGCAAATTTTGCGTTTACTTCAAACAGATGCGAAGTTAACCAATAAACAACTTGCGCTTAAGCTGCACAAAGCCAGCAATACGATTTACGACAGGGTAGACAAATTAAAAAAGCTGGGTTATATAACCGGTACCATGACGCTCATCAACAGAAAAAAAATGGGTGAATTCCTGATTGCCTTCACCCATGTGCAATTGAATGAACATACTACAGATTCACTTAAGGCCTTCCAGTATGAAGCTTCAAAATTTTCCGAAGTTATGGAATGCTACCACATGACAGGATCTTTCGATTTTAACTTAAAAATAGTGGTGCGCGATATGACTTCGTACAATGAATTTCTGGTAGAACGCCTGGCAAAACTTTCACATGTAGGTTCACTAAGGAGCTATTTTGTAATCAATGAGGCCAAGCGTGAACTGGCTTATCCTATTGAAATGCCATCAACCTTTTAAAAAAGCTCTTTTAACTTTACCGTTTTGTTATTGATCATTGGTTTTGCATAGTAGGCCAGGAACAAAATATAACCTAGTGTAAAGTACAGGAACACCAGTGCAAAACGCAAACCGATCAGATCTCCGAGCGCACCAATGATCAGGGGTACCAATGCCCCTCCAAAAATACCTGAACACAAAATTCCTGAAAATGAACCATGATGCTGCGAAACCGAATTTAAAGCCAGCGAAAAAATAATGGAGAACATAACCGAGATAAAAAAACCTGCTGCCGGAAATGAATATAAAGCCAGTTCTTTACTGCCAAATAAAGCCAGTGAAACCACCACAATGGAAATTACTGTCGCCATTTTAAGAATGAGTTTGGAATCCCAAAGCTTTAAGAGCGCCAGACCAAGTAAACAGCCCAATGACATTAAACCCCAGAACCATGCTACTACCTGGGCGCCATCTTTATTGGGATCAACTCCGTGATAAGTTCTTAAAAATTCAGACATCCAGTTGGCCAGGGCCTGTTCCGTACCTACATAAGCCACAATACCGATAAAGAAAAGTACAACGTCCTTATTCTTTAACAGTCCTAAATAAACACTGCCAGCACCAGTTTTTTCATCTTCTTTCAGTTCTACCGCAGGCATGCTGATAAAAGAAAGCAGCAGCAGGATCAATAAAAAGATAAAGCTAAACAGCCAGTAAAGGGCTGTCCAGGACAAACCATCTTTAACAAGGCCAGCCAATACCCCAACTAAAGGGTTTTCAATGGGATGGGCAGTAAGTGCAGTGAGCAAATAGGAAAATACAAAGGGGCTTACAAAAGAGGCCAGTCCAAATACCAGTTGCCCCAGCACAGAAAAGAAAGCAAAATTTTCTTCACCCCCTGCAGTACGCATCAGCGGGTTAATGATGACCTGGAGCATAGCCATTCCCATTCCAATAATAAACAGTGATCCTAACGCAATGCCATATTGCGGATACAGGCCAAAGGATATGGCACCAATAAAGTTCAGCGAAAAAGCGATGAGCATGGATTTTTTCTCACCGATCTTTTCTATCATGATACCCGAGGGGATGGACATAATACCATAAGCCAGGAAAAAGGAGAACGGCAAAAAAGCTGCCATCGTTAAGCTCAGCTTATAAGTCTGGATAATGATTGGCATCAATGGCCCCAAAATATTGGTAACAAATGAAATGACAAACCAGATCAGTAAAATAACACCAACTAAAAAATTATTACGCTGCATATAAATTCTGTTAAATTATTTAAATTTTGAGAATACCCTTGCCGCACAGCCCAGCAAACCGGCCTGATTGCCTAATTTTGCGGCCACAATACGGGTATATTGAACTGTGCCGGGCATAGCTATTTCCAAAACTCTCCTTTTGATCTCTTCAATATAAAAATCGCCCGACTCGCTGATGCCGCCACCAATAACTACTTTTTGCGGACTAAACACATTGACAAAGCTGGCAATGCCTGTGGCCATATAGTCGAAATGTTTTTCCATCACTTCAATTGCCTGTACTTCATTAGCCCGGTATTTATCTACAATCATTTTACCTGTAATGCCTTCTGCATCTGTTCCATGAAGCTCAGCATAATCATTAATTAATGCAGCTACAGAAGCATAAGCTTCAAAGCAACCGGAAGAACCGCAGGAACACCTGGTACCTCCGTGCTGTATGGTAATATGTCCCAGTTCTGTGCCCCTGTTTTTATACCCGCCGTAAAGTTTTCCATTGATGATCAGTCCGCCACCTATCCCCGTTCCTACGGTAATAAAAACCACATCCGTACAATTGCCGGCGGAACCATAGATCAGTTCTCCCCAACCCATCATATTTGCATCATTGTCTATCACCACGTTTAAACTGGTAGAGCCGGCAATGATCCTGCCCAGGTCTAGGTTTTCAAAGCCGGGCAGGTTATCTGCTCCGCCAATAACTACATTTTGGTCAACAATGCCCGGAAAACCAATACCAACACCAATTACCTGTGCGGGGGCATGCTCCACACACTTACGTATGGCCGCGTTGATCAGGGCTATGACCTCCCCTTCTGTTAAAACATTGTTTAGTGGAAATAAAAAGGAATAGATGACCTCTCCCATTTCATTTACCAGGCCGCATTTTAAAGATGAGCCGCCAACATCAATTCCGATTGCGTAAGATTGTGCCAATTTTTCTAAGGTTTCAAATTATTATAAACCGAAATTAGGGCTAAACCTTAGGAAAGGATTTCAATATTGTCTTTTATGATTTAGGTTTTGTGTTAAACTCCGTTAATTGCCTTCCAAATCCTTTTTTGCAAGATATTCTGTAGGCATACAATCGTAATATTGTTTAAAGGCCGTCGAAAAATAGGAAGGAGAATTGAAGCCCGACATGTAGGCTACCTGTGCAATGGTATATTGTCTGGATTCCATCAGTTCTACCGCTTTTTTAAAGCGGATCCTTTTGATAAAATCAGTTGCAGATTCACCGGTAATGGCTTTTAGCTTCAAATACAAATTGGAACGGCTCATGCCGATTTCCCTGCTGAATTTATCTACTGAAAAATCTGATTCTGTAATGTGCGACTCGATAATTGCAATGGCTTCCCTTAAGAAGTCTTCATCAAGTGTATTAAAAGCAATATTTTCAGGAATAATCTCCGTTGAACTTGAATAATACTCTTTCAGCCGCTTTCTGGAACGACTGATATTTTGCAGCTTGGCCTCCAGTAAAGCGATAGAAAAAGGCTTCGTTACATAATCATCTGCCCCAACTTCGAGCCCTTTGATCTGGTGGTTGGTCTCATTTTTTGCTGTAAGCAACACTACCGGAATATGACAGGTCCGGATATTCTGTTTGATCTTCTTGCAAAAATGTATGCCATCCAGCTCTGGCATCATCACATCACAGATGATCAGGTCTACCTGTTCCTCATCCAGCAGGCCCAGTGCCTCTTTACCATCGTAGGCAACGCTAACCTGGTAAATGTTGCTGAAATAATTCTTAAGGTAATCTACAATTTCAGGATTGTCATCTACCACCAGCAACTTCTCTTTTTCCTGACTGTCATCTGCTGCTATGGGGTTTTCAAACGCCACATCTTCAGCAAAATTTCCTTGCTCGTCATTTTCAACCGACAGCTCATAATGCTGGCTTCCACTGTGTTCATCCGCATCATACTGCTCATCAGCAAGTGGAATAGAAACGATAAACATACTACCCTTGCCGGGGGCACTTTCTACTGTAATGGTACCATGGTGCAATTCTACCAGGCGTTTGGTAAAGGCCAGTCCAACCCCCGAGCCCAGGTTCATTTCGGCTCCGCTCACCTGATAAAAACGGTCAAAGATCCTATCCTGATGTTTTATGTCTATCCCTATACCCGTATCACTTACCTTAATCACCGCATCATTGTTCTTCCTGGTCAGTTCAACTGTTATAGATCCTGCCTCCGGCGTATATTTAAAGGCGTTGGACAATAGGTTGAACAGTATTTTTTCAATAGAATCCTTATCAAAATAAAAAGGCAGTCGTGCTTCGGTGGAATTGTAAGTGTATTTGATCTTGTTTTTGGCAGAAAGCGTACTAAAAGAGCTATAAACCTCATGAATAAAACTCACCATATCGGCCCGGTTCACTTTCAGTTTCTTGGTGCCCAGCTCTGTCTTTTTGAATTCAAACAACTGATCGACCAGGTGATACAACCGTTTTGCGTTCAACAGCATCAGTTCATGGTGCCTGCGCAACGATTTATCTGTTACAGGCTTGTTCATGATCTCTTCCAGCGGAGCCAGGATTAAGGTAAGTGGTGTCCTGAATTCATGAGATACATTGGTAAAGAAATCCATTTTCATCTGGTTAATGGAATTGACCTTTTCTCTTTCCATTCTTTCCAGCTTTAACTGGTGCAGTGTTCTGATACGCTCAGAAACCACCCTATATACAATATAACCAGCTCCAGCCCCCAACAGGCAAACCAGCAGGTAAAACCAGTTGCTGTTCCACCAGGGTGGCAACACTACTATCTCCAGGCTTTTCGTTGCACTGCTTTCCCCAAGCGGCCCAATCGCTTTTACATGAAATATATATTTACCAGGTTGCAGATTGGTATAACTGGCCTTCGGTACATTATCTGTTAACTGCCAGTCGGCATCAAAGCCCTCCAGTTTATACTGGTATTTGGTTCTGTTGGGTGAGATATAGTTAAAAGCATTAAAGAAAATGCTGAACTGCTTAAATTCATGTCCAAAAGTGAGTTTGGCAGCCTGGTCAATGTGCTGGTCCAAAATGCCATAACCATCATCAGGAACTACTGTTTTATTAAACACTTCCAACCCGGTAAAAGTCACCTTCAGCTTAAGCGGGGCCTGGTCTAATGTTCTGGGATAGAAATAAGATATCCCGTTTATACCACCAAAAAGCATCATTCCATCATTGGCTTTACAAAAAGCGTACAAATTAAACTGGTTGTTTTGCAAGCCGTCCTTGTTGTCGAACATTTGTATTTTACGGGTATCGGGGTCAAATTTCACCAGGCCTTTATTGGTGGATATCCAAAGGTAGCCATCATCATCTGGCTGTATGCCATAAATGGTACCCTTAAGAAAATCCTTGCGGGTATTAAAGGTTACAAAAGAACGGGTATTTTCATCAAAAAGATTTAAACCGTCCCTGGTACCTACCCAGATCCGTTTTTTATGGTCTTCAGCAATACAGCTCACTACATCGTTGCTCAGCATTGCACCCGGAAAAGGATCAAACAACAGGTTTTCGGGATAAAACAGGTTCACACCATTTGTTGTACCGATCCAGATCCTCTTTTTGGAATCTTCCAGCAAATAAGTGAGCTCATCAGAAGTTAAACGTTTGCCTGCCTTGTCGATGTAAATGTGTGAGAAAGACTGATCGGCTACATTAAACTGATCCAGCCCCGTCCTTGTTCCTACCCAGATCCTGTTCTGATGATCTTTTAAAAGGGCATATACCATATCGCCGGTGATGCTTTTCGGATCACTGGCCACATGTCTGAAAACTTTACTTTTTCCGGTAACCGGATCCAGGTAATTTAAGCCCGCATTATGTGTACCTACCAATAGTTTACCACTTTGATCAAAAGCAATCGACTTGATATTGTTCGAGCTCAGTGAATTCGGATCAGATTCCTTATAAGTATAATACCTGATTGTACCGGCTTTGCGGTCCCAGTAGTTCAGTCCTTTATCATTTGTACCAATCCAAAAGTTATCCTTACTGTCTTCTTTAATCAGGTTAACTACCTGGTCATTTAAGGATAAGCCACCTGTATTCTGATTGAGCAGGTTAAATTTAATGTCGTTTTGATGGTAATAGTTTATGCCTCCGTAAAAAGTACCCATCCACATACCCATTTGCTTATCACGGTATACAAAACGTACAGAATTCTGGCTCAGGGTATAAGGAATAGAAGCCTGGTGATAGTAATTCTGAAAAATACCGGTCTTAGGGTCGAGGATAGAAAGGCCCCTGAATGTACCCAACCAGAGGTTTCCCTGAGCATCTTTACTGATGCCACGTACGTCATTATCGGCCAGACTGCCATTTACTGTTGTTACCAGGTGCCTGTAATTTTGCCAGTCGCCGGTAGTCAGGTTATATTTGATCAACCCGTTGCCTTCTGTTCCCACCCACAATACCTGGTCATCAATAAAAAGTTCATTTATGGGTTTAGCCGAGCCCAGATTAAACGAAGTCAGTTTACGGCTCTTCATGTTCATTTTAAACAGTCCCACATCTGTGCCTACCAGCAACGTGTTTTTCAACAGCGCCAGGTGGCGTACACTTTTAATGCCATAGGCAGATGCATCAAAATTAACCTGTTTGAACTGCTCAGTATGTTGATCCAGACAAAACAGTTCACCCGCACTGGAACTGGCCCATATTAGTTTATCCGCATCCTGTATGACAGATGAAATGTACCATTCGCCAGGCTTTCTTGGCAACTTATAATTCTGAAAATTGTTACTCGCATAATCATACCGGCTCACACCCTGGTTACCACCAACCCATAACAAGCCCTTGTGGTCAAGATAAATGCTCCTGATGTAATTCGACTGTATGCTTTTTTTATCGCCTTTGGAGGGTCTGTATACTGTAAAAGTTTCCCCGTCATAACGATTAAGTCCGTCCTGGGTGGCCATCCACATAAATCCCAGTGTATCCTGTACAATGGCGAAAACCGTGCTTTGCGACAAGCCCTTATCTACAGAAATACTTCTGAAATAACGCTTTACATTTTGATCAGGGTTGGTCTGGGCATGTACCGGCAATCTGGCTGCCAACAGCAATACCAACAAATAACAATATAAAGCACCTCTCCTCATTCGGTCAGCATTAAAAAAACCTGTGTTTAAATCCCATGTCAAAATTAACCACATCCGACAAAAAACCATAAATACTGCTTAATATAAGCTTTATTTTTAATTTTAAATCATACAAACCCGCTCCTGCTATTTATTTTTTTAATGCATAAAACGAATCCTGGTGCTGTTTACACCATAGTTTCAGGTAAGCGCGCATTTCATTCAATTTCTTTTTATAGGCGGGTTTAACAGCCAGGTTATCCATTTCTCCTGCGTCTTTTTCCAGGTCAAACAATTGTTCCCGGATCTCCCCCTTGTCATAAACAATGTATTTAAAATCTTTGGTAATCACTGCCCTGCCCTTAATACCCAGCAACAGTTCGTTATCAGCAAAATCGGTTTCTATCACTAAAGTATCCCGTAGTTTAACCGAAGGGTTGGCAATACGTTTACTTAAATCCAGGCCTTTTAAACCAACAGGTTTAGCAATTCCGGCAAAGCCACATATGGTGGGGATAATATCGATGCCATTGCAAACCAGCTGATCATCGGTTCTGGCTTTCCATTGTCCGATCTTCGAGATGATAAAAGGTATCCTGGCAGCCTCCTCATACAAAATCTGCTTCTGGTTCCACTCATGTGCCGCATAACCATCACCATGATCGCTGGTAAAGATGATGATGGTATTGTCTTCTATACCATATTTTTTTAACGAACCCAATACCATGGCCATATAATTGTCTACCTTCTCTACCAGGCGGTTATAGGCCCAGCGGTATTTGCGCCACTGGCTTTCGTTCCAGCCTACCGAAGGATAAGTACGCGGGTTCACCTTTTGCTGTTCCCTTACAATGGCAGGCTCAAAAGCCGGAATTGGCCAGTTGGCAGGTAATTTCGGACAAAATGCTGTATCCGGCGCTGCATCCAGAACATCCATTTTCAAATTATCACCCCTTGCCCATTCACAAATATCGTGTGGGTTCAAAAAGGATGCTACCAGTAAAAATGGGTTGTCTTTATTCTTTTTAATGAAGTTGGCGCATTGCGATGGGGTAACTGCATCGGTATAATCGCCCATACCTGTATTCTCAATAGTCTCAAATCCATGTTGTGCTACTTTAGTAACAGGAACAGGCAGGTGCCATTTTCCGACGTAGCCGGTTTTATAGCCTCCTGCCTTAAATATTTTGCCCATCATCAGCACAGAATCGGGCCACTGTCCGTCCTTTTCCGGTGTATTCCCCGTAAAGCCGGTTTCATGTGGCATTTTTCCGCTAAATATCGCGGAGCGTGAAGGTGTACAGAGCGGCTGGGCACAATAGGCACGTGTAAAACGGGTACCGTTTGCAGCCAAAACATCCATTGCAGGTGTATGCAGGTCCTTATTACCAGCATTGCTCATGGCATCAGCTGTTTGCTGATCTGTCATGATGATAATGATGTTAGGCCTGGAAGCTGCTACTTTTGAGGTTTGCGCCCCTGCATCTCCAAAACCTGCAAGTATAAGCATGGCTATCAACCAGCCTTTCGATTTGTACATCTTCATGTTATGTTTACTTCAAATAATTGTAACTGGAATCTAATTTAAAACGCTTTTGCATCTCTTTACTTGGTTTTGGCGTTTTAT comes from the Pedobacter heparinus DSM 2366 genome and includes:
- a CDS encoding MGH1-like glycoside hydrolase domain-containing protein, yielding MMNRKNFILMALFLFFTGVAAAQLPAGTAKLKKYVTFFNSIDEEAVKNFVPNAAAFDWLAQNIPLLECPDEVLEQNYYYRWWSFRKHLVKTPEGFIFTEFIEPVNHAGKYNSISCALGHHIYEGRWLKNTEYLKEYIDFWLYHADVGQSKPRFHQFSSWLDDAVYQNYLVTPDAAHLKRILPALDADYAKWEKERQVKSGLFWQFDVRDGMEESVSGSRKDENRRPTISSYMYGNAKALANIAAITGDKALTEKYIVKAAQLKKLVQDSLWDSKGSFFKTRHPNGKLAVAREAIGFVPWDFNLPADQPVYARAWDQLLDTAGFKAPWGLTTAERREPTFRTRGSGHSCEWDGALWPFASSQTLKGLANLLTNYKNHGKMTATVFYDELHQYALSHQKNGKPYLGEYQDEKNGEWLKGDNPRSSFYNHSTFCDLVINDLIGIKPRADQAVGFQPLIPEGKWDWFLLDNLSYHGKTLQLRWDKTGKKYNKGKGLYIYANGKEIYRAANLKPAVIKMK
- a CDS encoding alpha-d-galacturonidase — translated: MRNFHIFIFICLSLFSHAESHAARVDKKSKLTIVIPIQNSSRIKFGAGKLASALNLIGYDVNIVQRDKAPATKNVIVIGTKNDKLLNSLAAAMNATGTQAGKEGFSITYAKNRNLVIEGTDPSGALYGCMELADEIKNTGKLPEKIALTDQPEMVLRGTCIGLQKPDYLPGRDVYEYPYTPETFPWFYDKALWIQYLDMMVENRYNSLYLWNGHPFASLVRLKDYPYAVEVDDVTFKKNEEMFRFLTEEADKRGIWVIQMFYNIIIPKPFAEKHHLKTQDRNRPIIPLIADYTRKSIAAFVEKYPNVGLLVALGEAMEGVGQDDVDWFTKTIIPGVKDGLKAAGIKNEPPIVLRAHDTDAPRVMTASLPLYKNLYTENKFNGEALTTYEPRGSWAALHRKLSAVAPVHIANVHILANLEPFRYGSANFIQKSVQAMDKIYGAKGLHLYPQSGYWDWPYTADKISPRQLQVDRDWIWYKEWGRYAWNSKRDRNEEIDYWGKELAGKYGTDLASGKAILNAYEESGEISPKLLRRYGITDGNRQTLTLGMLMTQLINPYRYGLFTLMYESEAPEGEMIIEYAEKEWKKQGHIGETPVQIAKEVVVHGQQALAAINAAAATVTRDTAEFRRLKNDMYCYNAMANFYAEKVKSALWVLRYKYSNDVSDLEKALPLLEKSVSYYADLVKLTENDYLYANSMQTKQRKIPMRGVDKTFIHWKEMLPVFTKELDHFKKSIDSLKSAGKGKAIVLQPFKNAAVKILSDQGTYVIGRDAVVFTDSAAKIKDFTTQLKGLKAVKMAKTEQLKTGTTLKFSNTVPVKVLVGFFNKKGPSYLKAPELETDASANNYGQSEIKISNALVVAGYPPVNVHAYTFEAGTNTLTLGKGECLILGFITEKQEMRIYNAGLDGQGKDIDWLFE
- a CDS encoding MFS transporter, which gives rise to MQRNNFLVGVILLIWFVISFVTNILGPLMPIIIQTYKLSLTMAAFLPFSFFLAYGIMSIPSGIMIEKIGEKKSMLIAFSLNFIGAISFGLYPQYGIALGSLFIIGMGMAMLQVIINPLMRTAGGEENFAFFSVLGQLVFGLASFVSPFVFSYLLTALTAHPIENPLVGVLAGLVKDGLSWTALYWLFSFIFLLILLLLSFISMPAVELKEDEKTGAGSVYLGLLKNKDVVLFFIGIVAYVGTEQALANWMSEFLRTYHGVDPNKDGAQVVAWFWGLMSLGCLLGLALLKLWDSKLILKMATVISIVVVSLALFGSKELALYSFPAAGFFISVMFSIIFSLALNSVSQHHGSFSGILCSGIFGGALVPLIIGALGDLIGLRFALVFLYFTLGYILFLAYYAKPMINNKTVKLKELF
- a CDS encoding ROK family protein, with translation MAQSYAIGIDVGGSSLKCGLVNEMGEVIYSFLFPLNNVLTEGEVIALINAAIRKCVEHAPAQVIGVGIGFPGIVDQNVVIGGADNLPGFENLDLGRIIAGSTSLNVVIDNDANMMGWGELIYGSAGNCTDVVFITVGTGIGGGLIINGKLYGGYKNRGTELGHITIQHGGTRCSCGSSGCFEAYASVAALINDYAELHGTDAEGITGKMIVDKYRANEVQAIEVMEKHFDYMATGIASFVNVFSPQKVVIGGGISESGDFYIEEIKRRVLEIAMPGTVQYTRIVAAKLGNQAGLLGCAARVFSKFK
- a CDS encoding Lrp/AsnC family transcriptional regulator, translating into MNTNTLDQVDLQILRLLQTDAKLTNKQLALKLHKASNTIYDRVDKLKKLGYITGTMTLINRKKMGEFLIAFTHVQLNEHTTDSLKAFQYEASKFSEVMECYHMTGSFDFNLKIVVRDMTSYNEFLVERLAKLSHVGSLRSYFVINEAKRELAYPIEMPSTF